Proteins from one Telopea speciosissima isolate NSW1024214 ecotype Mountain lineage chromosome 1, Tspe_v1, whole genome shotgun sequence genomic window:
- the LOC122648747 gene encoding 50S ribosomal protein L30, with amino-acid sequence MDAFKAFKACVPVAWSPNLYITLVRGIPGTRRLHRRTLEALRLRKCNRTVVQRNTPSLRGMLQQVKRLIVIETEEMFKARKQKEAAHRALRPPLVVNHCMPESS; translated from the exons ATGGATGCTTTCAAGGCTTTCAAAGCCTGTGTTCCAGTTGCATGGAGCCCTAATCTATATATTACCTTGGTGAGGGGCATCCCAGGCACCAGGAGGCTTCATAGGCGCACCCTGGAGGCATTGCGGCTCCGCAAATGCAACAGAACTGTTGTGCAGCGGAATACACCTTCTCTCAGGGGAATGCTTCAACAG GTTAAGAGATTGATCGTGATTGAAACAGAAGAGATGTTTAAGGCTCGCAAGCAAAAAGAAGCAGCCCATCGAGCTCTACGGCCTCCATTGGTTGTGAACCATTGCATGCCTGAATCTTCTTAG